From a region of the uncultured Desulfatiglans sp. genome:
- a CDS encoding putative 5'-nucleotidase (Evidence 3 : Putative function from multiple computational evidences; Product type e : enzyme) has translation MQPFLSTLLVLFLLLLSPPASHSEEQSAVIIHQNDLHGWLFPAGNRNGLGEMAKLLEDLFREEPSSFYAMAGDLFTGPDLPAAQKGKMETELWNAFWRHMSEKGFGERVIWSLGNHEFDYGVPDPSSFAFPPLCANLVHPQQGAVYRPYQVIETDEGLRVGWIGLLLERNRRVLQEVEKAGLTFLPMREAVGRALQEMGRLDLTVLLIHDHLDAIKAFARDLPPEWGIDIILAGHDHLVLEEPVDAAGIPVSEAGAMNRFYGRVDLLLSAGEVKRLESRIVPWGPDLLTHSTMRVKESFEASRGEVVAFLERSLTGSYLREQESSLGNFVTDAFRWATGTDIAMTNGSSLRLDFPIYYDQPLELREGDMKDITPFRNALVTGKLTGAQLLQILEGEAEDLQNQISGIRYSVNMKNPPGKRVEEVSVNGEPLLPGEWYTLTHNAYCADPKNMQRYLHLPPENLVWKMTPWKDYEALIGYARHLGTIDYPTEGEGRIERRF, from the coding sequence TTGCAGCCATTCCTGTCGACCCTTCTCGTCCTTTTTCTGCTTTTGCTTTCCCCGCCTGCTTCCCACAGTGAGGAGCAAAGCGCCGTCATCATCCATCAGAACGATCTGCACGGCTGGCTCTTTCCTGCGGGGAACCGCAATGGTCTTGGTGAGATGGCGAAACTGCTCGAGGACCTCTTCCGGGAGGAGCCAAGCAGCTTCTATGCCATGGCCGGCGATCTTTTCACAGGGCCGGATCTGCCTGCGGCTCAGAAGGGGAAAATGGAGACGGAACTTTGGAATGCCTTTTGGCGGCACATGTCGGAAAAGGGGTTTGGCGAGCGGGTGATCTGGTCGCTCGGGAACCACGAATTCGACTACGGAGTCCCTGACCCGTCATCCTTTGCCTTTCCACCGCTTTGCGCCAACCTGGTTCATCCGCAGCAGGGAGCGGTTTACAGGCCATATCAGGTCATCGAGACGGACGAAGGCCTTCGGGTCGGGTGGATCGGCCTGCTCCTCGAGAGGAATCGCCGGGTGCTGCAGGAGGTGGAAAAAGCGGGTCTGACCTTTCTGCCCATGCGGGAAGCGGTCGGGAGGGCCCTCCAGGAAATGGGGCGTCTGGATCTGACGGTGTTGTTGATCCACGACCACCTCGATGCGATCAAGGCGTTCGCCCGTGATCTGCCGCCGGAATGGGGCATCGACATCATTCTGGCCGGGCACGACCACCTGGTGCTCGAAGAGCCTGTGGATGCCGCCGGGATCCCCGTCTCCGAGGCGGGGGCCATGAACCGTTTCTACGGGCGAGTCGATCTGCTTCTGTCGGCGGGTGAGGTGAAGCGGCTGGAGAGCCGGATCGTTCCATGGGGCCCGGACCTCTTGACCCATTCCACGATGCGGGTGAAGGAGTCGTTCGAGGCGAGCCGCGGAGAGGTCGTGGCCTTTCTCGAACGATCGCTCACAGGGAGCTATCTGAGGGAGCAGGAGAGCAGCCTCGGGAATTTTGTCACGGACGCCTTCCGTTGGGCGACCGGGACGGATATCGCGATGACCAACGGGTCCTCTCTGCGGTTGGACTTTCCGATCTATTACGATCAGCCGCTGGAACTGCGCGAAGGGGACATGAAAGACATCACCCCGTTCCGCAACGCGCTGGTGACCGGAAAGCTCACCGGAGCGCAGCTCCTTCAAATCCTGGAAGGAGAGGCCGAGGACCTTCAGAATCAGATCTCGGGTATCCGGTATTCCGTAAACATGAAAAATCCTCCTGGTAAAAGAGTTGAAGAGGTCTCGGTCAACGGCGAACCGCTCCTCCCTGGAGAATGGTACACGCTCACGCACAACGCTTATTGCGCCGACCCGAAAAATATGCAAAGATATTTACATCTTCCGCCTGAGAACCTTGTGTGGAAGATGACCCCCTGGAAGGATTACGAAGCGTTGATCGGCTACGCGCGGCACCTGGGAACCATTGACTACCCCACTGAAGGAGAAGGGCGGATCGAGCGCAGGTTCTGA
- a CDS encoding conserved hypothetical protein (Evidence 4 : Unknown function but conserved in other organisms), protein MSSVDKNRPERGARRRRRHYVCSVCGKEQPFCWTCPCGFQICNTCMDENLWGLTCSGVQWQCPDCGRLRPF, encoded by the coding sequence ATGTCTTCCGTCGACAAAAACCGCCCCGAACGGGGCGCAAGGCGCAGACGGCGTCACTATGTCTGCAGCGTTTGCGGCAAGGAGCAGCCCTTCTGCTGGACCTGCCCGTGCGGTTTCCAGATCTGCAACACCTGCATGGACGAAAACCTGTGGGGGCTGACCTGCAGCGGGGTCCAGTGGCAATGTCCGGACTGCGGCCGGCTGAGACCTTTCTAG
- the dut gene encoding Deoxyuridine 5'-triphosphate nucleotidohydrolase: MKPVAIRVKRLEGANAVPLPAYASEGASGMDVRAALREPVTLAPGQFKRIPTGLSVAVPPGFEVQIRARSGLALRHGIGMVNAPGTIDADYRGEIGIILINWGEQSFRIEPGDRIAQIVLARVYRAEWIESVSLDETPRGCGGFGHTGID; encoded by the coding sequence ATGAAACCCGTTGCCATTCGGGTGAAGCGCCTGGAAGGGGCGAATGCGGTGCCGTTGCCCGCCTATGCGTCCGAGGGCGCCTCGGGGATGGATGTCCGGGCGGCGCTTCGTGAACCGGTCACCCTGGCCCCGGGACAGTTCAAACGGATCCCGACGGGCCTCAGTGTCGCTGTTCCGCCCGGTTTCGAGGTTCAAATCCGGGCGAGGAGCGGTCTGGCCCTCCGGCACGGAATCGGAATGGTCAACGCCCCCGGAACGATCGACGCCGATTATCGCGGCGAGATCGGCATCATCCTGATCAACTGGGGGGAGCAGTCCTTTCGGATCGAACCTGGAGACCGTATCGCCCAGATAGTCCTCGCGCGGGTCTACCGGGCTGAGTGGATCGAAAGCGTCAGCCTCGACGAAACCCCGAGGGGTTGCGGGGGATTTGGCCACACCGGTATCGATTGA
- a CDS encoding putative enzyme (Evidence 3 : Putative function from multiple computational evidences; Product type e : enzyme), translating to MVRKTVLPNGLRIVSEPLRYLKSVSLGIWIDIGSRDESAAECGTCHFIEHMLFKGTRRRSALDIALELDAIGGLSNAFTAKENTCFYAKVLDKHFGRLADILADIVLNSTLSPEEVERERQVILQEICMVEDTPDEHIHDLFTELSWKDHPMGMPIQGTVESVGGIEQAALAEFIRRRYVPEKTVVAAAGNIEHEEVVAFLRPLFEGLPSGEDAPARVMPELNAGLLVREKDLEQVHICLGASAPSQRDPQRFASAVFNTILGGNMSSRLFQEIREKRGLAYAVYSFLSSYADAALLGVYMATEAQQVNPALEIIEREIGKIRRGEVSEEELTHAKDNLVGGLYLGAEGAEGRMMRLAKNEFLFGRYVSYDELAESIERVRLDEVVEVSRSIFENGRLALATLGPMKEEEVAADILHL from the coding sequence ATGGTTCGTAAAACTGTGCTGCCGAACGGGCTCCGGATCGTTTCGGAGCCGCTTCGGTACCTTAAATCCGTATCGCTGGGGATCTGGATCGATATCGGATCCCGTGACGAAAGTGCCGCCGAGTGCGGCACCTGTCATTTCATCGAGCACATGCTCTTCAAGGGTACAAGGCGCCGGAGCGCACTCGATATCGCGCTGGAACTTGACGCGATCGGAGGGCTTTCGAACGCCTTTACCGCCAAGGAGAACACCTGTTTCTACGCCAAGGTCCTGGACAAGCATTTCGGGCGTCTGGCGGATATCCTTGCGGACATTGTCCTCAATTCGACGCTTTCCCCCGAGGAGGTCGAGCGTGAACGCCAGGTGATCCTGCAGGAGATCTGCATGGTGGAGGATACCCCGGATGAGCACATCCACGATCTGTTCACCGAACTTTCCTGGAAAGATCATCCCATGGGGATGCCGATCCAGGGGACCGTGGAGAGCGTCGGCGGGATCGAACAGGCGGCGCTTGCAGAGTTCATCCGGAGGCGCTACGTGCCCGAAAAGACTGTCGTGGCTGCCGCCGGAAACATCGAACACGAAGAGGTGGTCGCCTTTTTGAGGCCTCTTTTCGAGGGCCTTCCGTCCGGAGAAGATGCGCCGGCACGGGTGATGCCGGAATTGAACGCCGGACTCCTCGTGCGCGAGAAGGACCTCGAACAGGTGCACATCTGCCTCGGGGCCTCCGCACCTTCTCAGCGGGACCCGCAGCGCTTCGCCTCCGCCGTTTTCAACACCATCCTCGGCGGGAACATGAGCTCCAGGCTTTTTCAGGAAATCCGTGAAAAGCGCGGGCTGGCCTATGCCGTCTATTCCTTTCTTTCGTCCTATGCCGATGCGGCGCTGCTCGGTGTATACATGGCGACCGAGGCGCAGCAGGTCAACCCGGCGCTCGAGATCATCGAGCGCGAGATCGGAAAAATCCGGCGCGGCGAGGTGAGTGAGGAGGAATTGACCCATGCGAAGGACAATCTTGTGGGCGGCCTTTACCTCGGGGCCGAGGGCGCCGAAGGGCGCATGATGCGGCTGGCGAAGAACGAGTTTCTCTTCGGCCGGTACGTTTCGTATGACGAGTTGGCCGAATCCATCGAAAGGGTGCGTCTCGACGAAGTCGTCGAGGTGAGCCGGAGCATATTCGAAAACGGGCGTCTGGCCCTTGCGACACTCGGCCCCATGAAAGAAGAAGAGGTGGCGGCCGATATCCTTCATCTTTGA
- the pnp gene encoding polynucleotide phosphorylase/polyadenylase (Evidence 2a : Function from experimental evidences in other organisms; PubMedId : 2432069, 3005122, 6382163, 9008164, 9298646; Product type e : enzyme), which translates to MIKSCSIDIDGRPLHVESGRVARQASGAVVVTFGETVVLVTAVSTDDIREGIDFLPLTVEYQEMSYAGGRIPGNFFRRDMGRPSERETLTARLIDRPLRPLFPEGYHFETQVIATVLSTDRENDADVLAILGASAALEVSDIPFAGPIAGVRVGRIDGRFVTNPTQSELLESDINLIVAGNRSAVVMVEGGGRFVPESEMIDAIFYGHKAIQPMLDMQEELKAAVGKPKRVIDPPGHDAGLLARIEELATPLLQTTISIADKQKRQLSRSDAFKTVSESLKEDYPNHSAFIREQMDALERRLVRRMILDDGKRIDGRPFDQVRPIECVVGLLPRVHGSALFTRGETQAMVLTTLGTEQDEQKIESIYGDQMRSFILHYNFPPYSVGEAKRLGGPGRREIGHGNLARRALEAVMPSSDDFEYCVRVVSEILESNGSSSMASVCGGCLSLMDAGVPVKDTVAGVAMGLVCEGEKVAVLTDIIGDEDHYGDMDFKVTGTRTGITAVQMDIKMEGITPEIMGRALEQAREGRIHILGKMEEAIAKPRTEVSQYAPIISVIQIKPEKIRDIIGPGGKMIREITHTSGARIDVTDDGKVTIASQDKKSADIAIEMIRSITQEAEVGRIYKGKVVKIMDFGAFVEIFPGTDGLIHISQLDHERVNRVSDIVKEGDEVLVKVLEISDDGKIRLSRKAALGESVG; encoded by the coding sequence ATGATAAAAAGCTGCAGTATCGATATAGACGGCCGGCCGTTGCATGTAGAAAGCGGACGGGTTGCCAGGCAGGCCAGCGGGGCGGTCGTCGTGACATTCGGGGAGACCGTGGTGCTCGTGACCGCTGTGTCCACCGACGATATCCGCGAGGGGATCGATTTTCTCCCTCTGACCGTTGAATACCAGGAGATGTCCTACGCGGGAGGGCGCATTCCAGGGAATTTTTTCCGCAGGGATATGGGCAGGCCGAGCGAGCGGGAAACATTGACTGCCCGTTTGATCGACCGACCTTTGAGACCCCTTTTCCCGGAGGGTTATCACTTCGAGACTCAGGTCATCGCCACCGTGCTTTCGACGGATCGTGAGAACGACGCCGATGTGCTGGCCATCCTGGGGGCATCGGCTGCACTGGAGGTTTCGGACATCCCCTTTGCCGGCCCGATCGCAGGTGTACGCGTCGGGAGGATCGATGGCCGCTTCGTCACCAACCCCACGCAAAGCGAACTCCTGGAAAGCGACATCAATCTGATCGTAGCGGGGAATCGTTCGGCGGTGGTCATGGTGGAGGGGGGTGGACGGTTCGTTCCCGAGTCGGAGATGATCGACGCCATTTTCTATGGGCACAAGGCGATTCAGCCTATGCTCGACATGCAGGAGGAGCTCAAGGCCGCGGTTGGCAAACCGAAGCGCGTGATCGACCCTCCAGGGCATGATGCCGGTCTCCTCGCCCGGATCGAGGAACTCGCCACTCCACTGCTGCAAACCACCATATCCATTGCGGACAAGCAAAAGCGCCAGCTCAGCCGCTCAGACGCGTTCAAGACGGTCAGCGAGTCTCTGAAGGAGGATTACCCCAATCACTCCGCCTTCATCCGCGAGCAGATGGATGCGCTCGAGCGTCGGCTGGTGCGCCGCATGATCCTGGACGACGGGAAACGGATAGACGGGCGGCCGTTCGATCAGGTCAGGCCGATCGAATGCGTCGTGGGGCTGCTGCCCCGGGTGCATGGTTCGGCGCTTTTCACGCGGGGGGAGACCCAGGCCATGGTTCTGACGACCCTCGGCACCGAGCAGGACGAGCAGAAGATCGAATCCATTTACGGCGATCAGATGCGATCGTTTATCCTGCATTATAATTTTCCTCCCTACAGTGTGGGGGAGGCCAAGCGCCTGGGCGGCCCCGGTCGCCGCGAGATCGGCCATGGAAATCTGGCCAGGCGGGCGCTGGAGGCCGTGATGCCCTCGAGCGACGACTTCGAGTACTGCGTCCGCGTCGTGTCGGAGATCCTCGAATCCAACGGATCCTCTTCCATGGCGAGTGTGTGTGGGGGATGTCTGTCTCTGATGGACGCCGGCGTTCCGGTCAAGGACACGGTGGCCGGCGTGGCCATGGGTCTTGTCTGCGAGGGGGAGAAGGTCGCTGTGCTCACCGATATCATCGGCGACGAGGACCACTATGGAGACATGGATTTCAAGGTGACGGGCACCCGAACGGGCATCACCGCCGTTCAGATGGATATCAAGATGGAGGGAATTACGCCGGAGATCATGGGCCGCGCGCTCGAACAGGCACGTGAGGGGCGCATCCATATCCTCGGGAAGATGGAGGAAGCCATCGCCAAGCCACGCACGGAGGTCTCTCAGTATGCCCCTATCATCTCCGTGATCCAGATCAAGCCGGAAAAGATCCGCGACATCATCGGTCCGGGGGGCAAAATGATCCGGGAGATCACCCACACCTCAGGGGCCAGGATCGACGTGACGGATGACGGCAAGGTGACGATCGCGAGCCAGGACAAAAAGTCCGCGGATATCGCCATCGAGATGATCCGCAGCATTACCCAGGAGGCCGAAGTGGGAAGGATTTACAAAGGCAAGGTGGTCAAGATCATGGACTTCGGCGCCTTTGTCGAGATCTTTCCCGGGACCGACGGTCTGATACACATCTCCCAACTGGATCACGAGCGGGTCAACCGGGTATCCGACATCGTGAAAGAGGGGGACGAGGTCCTCGTGAAGGTGCTGGAAATCAGCGACGACGGCAAGATCAGGTTGTCCCGCAAGGCTGCCCTGGGAGAAAGCGTGGGTTGA
- the rpsO gene encoding 30S ribosomal subunit protein S15 (Evidence 2a : Function from experimental evidences in other organisms; PubMedId : 10094780, 12244297, 12809609, 2432069, 2849753, 3005122, 6382163, 6394953, 776686; Product type s : structure) translates to MVLTPEMKKKIIDDFKLHEKDTGSPEVQIALLSGRIQYLTDHFRTHKKDHHSRRGLLKLVGQRRRLLEYLKKKDVEKYRTVIKELGIRK, encoded by the coding sequence GTGGTTCTCACGCCTGAAATGAAAAAAAAGATTATCGACGATTTCAAACTCCATGAAAAAGATACGGGTTCGCCCGAGGTGCAGATAGCCCTCTTGAGCGGAAGAATTCAGTACCTTACGGACCATTTCAGAACTCACAAGAAGGACCATCATTCGCGTCGGGGTCTATTGAAGCTCGTTGGACAAAGAAGGCGTCTGCTCGAGTATCTGAAGAAGAAAGATGTAGAAAAATACAGGACCGTGATCAAGGAACTCGGTATCCGGAAGTAG
- the truB gene encoding tRNA pseudouridine synthase B: MQLDGILLVDKDPGQTSYAVVSRVKTALKAMGVRKAGHAGTLDPFATGLLILLLGQGTKLSPFLMGGKKLYRGTLRLGVETDTLDPDGAVINRRVVNEFSRKEIEAAAARQVGCRQQVPPIYSAVRCNGTRSYRLARKGLQPELRARQIEVGDFDILGVQLPFVDFEVSCSAGTYVRRLAADLGDELGAGAHLTSLRRLRSGGLDVRNALPCVEIATLRDEASIRSRLLSLNDSIPEIPGIEIDRHLADKVRKGYQPVRGDLGLEQGFSAVFPDGFAKLVQRDALVAILEIKGNQGVGYERLSIARVFS; encoded by the coding sequence ATGCAGCTTGACGGAATCCTGCTGGTGGACAAGGATCCGGGTCAGACATCCTACGCTGTGGTATCCCGGGTCAAGACAGCTCTGAAGGCAATGGGGGTTCGCAAGGCGGGGCATGCCGGTACGTTGGATCCTTTCGCGACGGGTCTTTTGATTCTTTTGCTCGGCCAGGGAACGAAGCTTTCCCCCTTCCTGATGGGCGGAAAAAAGCTTTATCGAGGGACCTTGAGACTGGGGGTCGAAACCGACACCCTGGACCCCGACGGCGCAGTGATCAACCGCCGCGTAGTCAATGAATTCAGCCGTAAGGAGATCGAGGCGGCAGCCGCGCGTCAGGTCGGGTGCCGGCAGCAGGTGCCCCCGATCTACTCCGCAGTGCGGTGCAATGGGACAAGATCCTACAGGCTCGCCCGAAAGGGGCTCCAGCCGGAGTTGAGGGCGCGGCAGATCGAGGTGGGAGATTTTGACATTCTGGGTGTGCAGCTGCCGTTCGTCGATTTTGAGGTCTCCTGCTCGGCTGGGACGTATGTCAGACGCCTTGCTGCCGATCTGGGGGATGAACTCGGCGCCGGGGCGCATCTGACTTCGCTGCGGCGGCTGCGAAGCGGGGGGCTGGACGTGAGAAATGCCCTGCCTTGCGTGGAGATTGCCACGCTGCGGGATGAAGCTTCGATCAGGTCGCGGCTGCTTTCTTTGAATGACTCCATTCCGGAGATCCCCGGGATCGAGATCGATCGGCACCTTGCGGATAAGGTGCGCAAGGGTTATCAGCCGGTGCGGGGGGATCTGGGATTGGAGCAGGGTTTTTCAGCGGTTTTTCCCGATGGGTTTGCAAAGCTCGTCCAGCGGGATGCATTGGTGGCCATCTTGGAAATCAAGGGAAATCAGGGGGTAGGTTATGAACGATTGAGCATCGCCAGAGTGTTTTCATGA
- a CDS encoding DHHA1 domain protein: protein MLNELVRILREGRRFVITTHKHPDGDGLGAMFALGRSLRIAGKEAVLLSEEPLTPPFDRMRGAETVLQNYTPNGEPVTLILLDCADFDRPGKVVESFKGDAEVVNIDHHFTNTFFGRYNWVEPECSSTGELIYRLLQHAGFPIDREIAENLFIAIQSDTGSFRYENATAAAFSTAAALVGTYGVRPSRCARLILDEYPCARLYLLRSALGTLETHLRGKIAMVTVSLDMYREAHASTSDSDTFVDYPRFLSGVEIGVLVRQTAEDAYKFSLRSNDFADVAALAKQFGGGGHKRAAGFDAQGRLADIKLLFLGAAAEMLEAHAA, encoded by the coding sequence ATGCTGAATGAACTGGTTCGTATCCTGCGAGAGGGGAGGCGCTTCGTCATCACCACCCACAAGCATCCTGACGGGGATGGGCTGGGGGCCATGTTCGCGCTCGGGCGCTCGCTTCGCATCGCCGGGAAGGAGGCCGTTCTTTTGAGCGAAGAGCCGCTCACCCCGCCTTTCGATCGTATGAGAGGTGCCGAGACTGTCCTGCAGAACTACACGCCGAACGGGGAACCCGTGACCCTGATCTTGCTCGACTGCGCCGATTTCGACCGGCCCGGAAAGGTTGTCGAGAGCTTCAAGGGCGACGCGGAGGTGGTCAACATCGACCACCACTTTACCAACACCTTTTTCGGGCGCTACAACTGGGTTGAGCCCGAATGCTCTTCCACCGGGGAGTTGATTTACAGGCTTCTGCAGCACGCCGGATTCCCGATAGACCGCGAGATCGCCGAGAATCTCTTCATTGCCATCCAGAGCGACACAGGCTCCTTCCGTTACGAAAACGCCACCGCGGCCGCCTTCAGCACTGCAGCGGCGCTCGTGGGGACCTACGGCGTGAGGCCGTCGAGGTGTGCGCGGCTCATCCTGGACGAGTACCCGTGCGCGCGGCTGTACCTCCTTAGATCGGCTCTCGGCACGCTCGAGACGCATCTGAGGGGAAAGATCGCGATGGTCACAGTGTCCCTCGACATGTACCGTGAGGCCCATGCCTCGACTTCCGACAGCGACACATTCGTGGATTATCCACGGTTCCTCTCCGGGGTCGAGATCGGCGTTCTGGTGAGGCAGACGGCTGAAGACGCCTACAAATTCAGCCTCAGATCCAACGATTTCGCTGATGTGGCTGCGCTTGCCAAGCAGTTCGGAGGCGGCGGGCACAAGCGGGCGGCCGGCTTCGATGCACAGGGGCGGCTGGCGGACATCAAGCTTCTTTTTCTGGGTGCCGCAGCCGAGATGCTGGAGGCCCATGCAGCTTGA
- the rbfA gene encoding Ribosome-binding factor A — translation MLAGTRSRKVGDEILKEMAMILLESVKDPRTRDVTLTGIKLSKDLQRARVYYSVLGGSEEVRQAQTGLDSAKGFIKRQISLKMSLRYVPEIIFEHDPSLERGSAMERLLESIRKDAPENDAE, via the coding sequence ATGCTTGCAGGAACGAGATCCAGAAAAGTCGGGGACGAGATCTTGAAGGAGATGGCGATGATCCTTCTCGAAAGCGTTAAAGACCCCCGTACACGTGATGTGACGTTGACCGGCATCAAACTGAGCAAAGACCTGCAAAGAGCGCGTGTCTATTACAGTGTCCTAGGCGGGTCAGAGGAGGTTCGACAGGCGCAGACCGGGCTCGACAGCGCGAAAGGATTCATCAAACGGCAGATAAGCCTCAAGATGTCTCTGCGATATGTGCCCGAAATCATCTTCGAACATGATCCCTCACTCGAAAGAGGGAGTGCGATGGAACGCCTCCTTGAATCCATTCGGAAGGACGCCCCCGAAAACGATGCTGAATGA
- a CDS encoding conserved hypothetical protein (Evidence 4 : Unknown function but conserved in other organisms): protein MVLGALRVEFFLAECHSLKGKRKVVRSMVDKVKAKFNVSIAEIDSNDKWQKIELGIAVVGNDRRYVDSCLNHVRDFLESLYLAELIHAETEVINL, encoded by the coding sequence ATGGTCCTGGGTGCGCTCAGAGTGGAGTTTTTTCTTGCGGAATGCCATTCGCTCAAGGGCAAACGCAAGGTCGTCCGCAGCATGGTGGACAAGGTCAAGGCCAAGTTCAATGTTTCGATCGCAGAAATCGATTCCAACGACAAGTGGCAAAAGATCGAATTGGGTATCGCTGTGGTCGGGAACGATCGACGATATGTCGACTCGTGCCTGAACCATGTCCGCGATTTTCTGGAATCGCTCTACCTCGCGGAACTCATTCATGCCGAGACAGAGGTGATCAACCTGTGA